A window from Halomicrobium urmianum encodes these proteins:
- a CDS encoding shikimate dehydrogenase: protein MDVYGLIGNPVEHSLSPPMHEAAYEELGLDARYVTLEPAEDAGAAAVESAATLGVAGLNVTIPFKQAVLDAVELDPLAERIGAVNTVDLTGEEPRGYNTDAVGAVRALKHHDAAVEGDAVVVGAGGAGRAVAFGLADEGMDVAVANRTVETAESLAEEVPGATGHGLDALPDLLAGADVLVNCTSVGMEEDRSPVPADALHGNLAVLDAVYAPVKTRLLRDAETAGARTVDGAWMLLFQGVEAFEIWTGQEAPVAAMNDALRDGLKQH, encoded by the coding sequence ATGGACGTCTACGGCCTCATCGGCAACCCGGTCGAACACTCGCTGTCGCCGCCCATGCACGAGGCGGCCTACGAGGAACTCGGACTGGACGCGCGCTACGTCACGCTCGAACCCGCGGAAGACGCCGGCGCCGCGGCAGTCGAGAGCGCTGCGACGCTGGGCGTCGCCGGCCTCAACGTGACGATCCCCTTCAAGCAGGCCGTGCTCGACGCGGTCGAACTGGACCCGCTGGCCGAGCGCATCGGCGCGGTCAACACGGTCGACCTGACCGGCGAGGAGCCCCGCGGGTACAACACGGACGCGGTCGGGGCGGTCAGGGCGCTGAAGCACCACGACGCGGCCGTCGAGGGCGACGCGGTCGTGGTCGGTGCCGGCGGCGCGGGGCGGGCGGTCGCCTTCGGCCTCGCCGACGAGGGGATGGACGTGGCCGTTGCCAACCGGACGGTCGAGACGGCCGAATCCCTCGCGGAGGAGGTCCCCGGCGCGACCGGCCACGGGCTGGACGCGCTGCCGGACCTGCTGGCGGGTGCCGACGTGCTGGTCAACTGCACGAGCGTGGGCATGGAGGAGGATCGATCGCCGGTGCCGGCGGACGCGCTTCACGGGAACCTCGCGGTGCTGGACGCGGTGTACGCGCCCGTTAAGACGAGATTACTCCGGGACGCCGAGACTGCTGGCGCCCGGACGGTGGACGGCGCGTGGATGCTGCTCTTCCAGGGCGTCGAGGCCTTCGAGATCTGGACCGGCCAGGAGGCCCCGGTGGCGGCCATGAACGACGCCCTACGCGACGGACTGAAACAACATTAA
- a CDS encoding sodium:calcium antiporter — translation MSRLSHPLTLLGAAFALTAGWVAVFLSGTTLGAVSTVAVSGIAVLGASFLLAWGAETAEKDVPRAFAIAVLAVLAVAPEYAVDALYAWNAGAGGATIEACSQLTPAEIEAGATPLAEACHSANLAVANMTGANRILIGIGWAGIALFTVWRAAQTRDPAVIDRDGVLADAVRLDRDIATEVAFLFLATGWAFLVPLGGGIGAVDTAFLVGLYVAYIGIIIKGDIEAGEEHVGVPHYLQSWETPLRQFAVLFLFFYSGAMIFTAVEPFAHGLEEIGLQAGIPSFFMIQWIAPLASESPELIVVVVLVNKARSTAGFNALISSKLNQWTLLIGTLAVVYSLSLGSYSVLPFDARQSAEIWITAAQSYFALALLVNFEISVREAVVLFVLFVSQVLLEFLLIRDLIVLPLSSHDLLLAYAGLYGVLGTALFVARRDALKTMLGLAADAARTAFGREPVHEEFAD, via the coding sequence GTGAGTCGCCTTAGCCACCCACTTACGTTGCTCGGCGCGGCGTTCGCGCTGACGGCCGGCTGGGTCGCCGTCTTCCTGTCGGGCACGACCCTCGGGGCCGTCTCGACCGTCGCCGTCAGTGGCATCGCCGTCCTGGGGGCATCGTTCCTGCTCGCGTGGGGTGCCGAGACGGCGGAGAAGGACGTCCCGCGAGCGTTCGCCATCGCCGTGCTCGCGGTGCTTGCGGTCGCCCCGGAGTACGCCGTCGACGCCCTCTACGCCTGGAATGCCGGTGCCGGCGGTGCAACGATCGAGGCCTGTTCGCAACTGACGCCCGCGGAGATCGAGGCCGGGGCGACGCCGCTGGCTGAGGCCTGTCACAGCGCCAACCTCGCCGTCGCCAACATGACCGGCGCCAACCGCATCCTCATCGGGATCGGCTGGGCGGGCATCGCCCTGTTCACCGTCTGGCGGGCGGCGCAGACACGGGATCCCGCCGTGATCGACCGCGACGGCGTGCTCGCCGACGCCGTCCGGCTCGACCGGGACATCGCCACCGAGGTCGCCTTCCTCTTCCTCGCGACCGGCTGGGCCTTCCTCGTCCCGCTGGGCGGCGGCATCGGGGCCGTCGATACGGCCTTCCTCGTCGGGCTGTACGTCGCCTACATCGGGATCATCATCAAGGGCGACATCGAGGCCGGCGAGGAACACGTGGGCGTCCCCCACTACCTCCAGTCGTGGGAGACGCCGCTGCGCCAGTTCGCGGTCCTCTTCCTGTTCTTCTACTCGGGCGCGATGATCTTCACCGCCGTCGAGCCGTTCGCGCACGGCCTGGAGGAGATCGGCCTCCAGGCGGGGATCCCCTCCTTCTTCATGATCCAGTGGATCGCGCCGCTGGCCAGCGAATCCCCGGAGCTGATCGTCGTGGTCGTCCTCGTGAACAAGGCCCGCTCGACGGCCGGGTTCAACGCCCTGATCTCCTCGAAGCTCAACCAGTGGACGCTGCTGATCGGGACGCTGGCGGTCGTCTACTCGCTGTCGCTCGGCAGCTACAGCGTGCTCCCGTTCGACGCGAGGCAGTCCGCCGAGATCTGGATTACGGCTGCACAGTCGTACTTCGCGCTGGCGCTGCTGGTCAACTTCGAGATCAGCGTCCGCGAGGCCGTCGTCCTGTTCGTCCTGTTCGTCTCGCAGGTCCTGCTCGAGTTCCTGCTCATACGGGATCTGATCGTGTTGCCGCTGTCCTCTCACGATCTGCTGCTCGCGTACGCCGGTCTGTACGGCGTCCTCGGGACGGCCCTGTTCGTCGCCCGTCGTGACGCGCTGAAGACGATGCTCGGGCTCGCCGCCGACGCCGCGCGGACGGCGTTCGGCCGAGAGCCGGTCCACGAGGAGTTCGCCGACTGA
- a CDS encoding D-aminoacyl-tRNA deacylase, translating to MLAVVVSEADEASERIGEQLLDVADWREGTDDDRPPADGGGTVYRRDGVELRTFEKLHIYLDDPADAFSDPDLLVFASRHAGETGPLLTAHHTGNFGPAEYGGEDGALARACPYAHRRVVNALAEHAPDGYEVGMEATHHGPSDVGVPSMFVEVGSGEDEWRDPGAARAVARAILDLADVPPDAPRENAVGRSPTSSRSGAHENGSRRHLVGLGGGHYAARFERVVRETDWSVGHVAPDWGLDDMGDPRENTDVIERAFEASAADRALLDGDGSDLREVVQELGYEVVGETWVRETTGVPLGLVERLESAVAPVDEGLRFGERARVDAADSDGIGRDPDAPEEFAVVPADGDLLDEAAGIDRDAARDAVAETALAFVTDDNGTRPVGPLALADEGDVDDVVDALADLLRRKYDAVERDGDAVLARETAFDPDLARQRGVPEGPKFGRLSAGEPVEVDGEAVRPADVTRERERRFTLRD from the coding sequence ATGCTCGCCGTCGTCGTCTCCGAGGCGGACGAGGCCTCCGAGCGCATCGGCGAGCAGTTGCTCGACGTCGCCGACTGGCGGGAGGGGACCGACGACGACCGACCGCCAGCCGACGGCGGCGGGACCGTCTACCGCCGCGACGGCGTCGAACTGCGGACCTTCGAGAAGCTGCACATCTACCTCGACGACCCCGCAGACGCCTTCTCGGACCCGGACTTGCTGGTCTTTGCGTCGCGCCACGCCGGCGAGACCGGCCCGCTGCTGACCGCCCACCACACGGGGAACTTCGGACCGGCCGAGTACGGCGGCGAGGACGGGGCGCTGGCGCGCGCCTGCCCCTACGCGCATCGGCGCGTCGTCAACGCGCTGGCCGAGCACGCGCCCGACGGCTACGAGGTCGGGATGGAGGCGACACACCACGGCCCCAGCGACGTGGGCGTCCCGTCGATGTTCGTCGAGGTCGGCAGCGGCGAGGACGAGTGGCGCGACCCCGGAGCGGCGCGAGCCGTCGCCCGAGCCATCCTCGACCTCGCGGACGTCCCGCCCGACGCGCCCCGAGAAAACGCCGTGGGACGGAGTCCCACGAGCTCTCGTTCGGGGGCTCACGAGAACGGGTCCCGCCGCCACCTCGTCGGCCTCGGCGGCGGCCACTACGCGGCGCGCTTCGAGCGCGTCGTGCGGGAGACCGACTGGTCGGTCGGCCACGTCGCCCCGGACTGGGGGCTCGACGACATGGGCGACCCGCGTGAGAACACCGACGTGATCGAGCGGGCCTTCGAGGCGAGTGCGGCCGACCGCGCGCTCCTCGACGGCGACGGGTCGGACCTCCGGGAAGTCGTCCAGGAGCTGGGGTACGAGGTCGTCGGCGAGACGTGGGTGCGGGAGACGACGGGCGTCCCGCTGGGCCTCGTCGAGCGACTGGAGTCGGCCGTCGCGCCGGTCGACGAGGGCCTGCGGTTCGGCGAGCGCGCTCGCGTAGACGCAGCGGACTCCGATGGTATCGGACGCGACCCCGACGCGCCGGAGGAGTTCGCAGTCGTCCCCGCTGACGGCGACCTCCTCGACGAGGCGGCGGGGATCGACCGGGACGCAGCCCGCGACGCGGTAGCGGAGACGGCGCTCGCCTTCGTGACGGACGACAACGGGACGCGTCCGGTCGGTCCCCTCGCGCTCGCGGACGAAGGCGACGTCGACGACGTGGTCGACGCGCTCGCCGACCTCCTCCGGCGGAAGTACGACGCCGTCGAGCGGGACGGCGACGCCGTGCTCGCCCGCGAAACCGCGTTCGATCCGGACCTCGCACGCCAGCGCGGCGTCCCGGAGGGACCGAAGTTCGGCCGGCTCTCCGCGGGCGAACCGGTCGAGGTCGACGGCGAGGCGGTCCGGCCGGCCGACGTGACCCGCGAGCGGGAGCGCCGTTTTACGCTCCGGGATTGA
- the ftsZ gene encoding cell division protein FtsZ, whose protein sequence is MDSIIDDAIDEAEEERGEPASSPEKGEASTDDAREDVNTSGTMTDDELADVVKDLETKITVVGCGGAGGNTVTRMMEEGIHGAKLVAANTDAQHLADEVKADTKILIGRKRTGGRGAGSVPKIGEEAAQENIEDIQQSIDGSDMVFVTAGLGGGTGTGAAPVVAQAAQEAGALTISIVTIPFTAEGERRRANADAGLERLRAVSDTVIVVPNDRLLDYAPSMPLQDAFKICDRVLMRSVKGMTELITKPGLVNVDFADVRTIMENGGVAMIGLGESDSENKAQDSIRSALRSPLLDVEFDGANSALVNVVGGPDMAIEEAEGVVEEIYDRIDPDARIIWGASVNQDFEGKMETMIVVTGVDSPQIYGQSEAEQEQAAQQLGDDIDYVE, encoded by the coding sequence ATGGACTCGATTATAGACGACGCCATCGACGAGGCCGAGGAGGAGCGAGGGGAGCCGGCCTCGTCGCCGGAGAAAGGCGAGGCTAGCACCGACGACGCGCGCGAGGACGTCAACACGTCCGGGACGATGACCGACGACGAGCTGGCGGACGTCGTCAAGGACCTCGAGACGAAGATCACCGTGGTCGGCTGTGGCGGCGCCGGCGGCAACACGGTCACCCGGATGATGGAGGAGGGCATCCACGGCGCCAAGCTCGTCGCCGCCAACACTGACGCCCAGCACCTCGCCGACGAGGTCAAGGCCGACACGAAGATCCTCATCGGCCGCAAGCGCACCGGCGGCCGCGGTGCGGGCTCGGTCCCGAAGATCGGCGAGGAGGCCGCCCAGGAGAACATCGAGGACATCCAGCAGTCCATCGACGGCTCGGACATGGTGTTCGTCACCGCCGGGCTCGGCGGCGGCACCGGCACCGGCGCCGCCCCCGTCGTCGCGCAGGCCGCCCAGGAGGCCGGCGCGCTGACCATCTCCATCGTCACTATCCCCTTCACCGCCGAGGGCGAGCGCCGCCGCGCCAACGCCGACGCCGGCCTCGAGCGCCTGCGTGCCGTCTCCGACACCGTCATCGTCGTGCCCAACGACCGCCTTCTCGATTACGCTCCCTCGATGCCGCTGCAGGACGCCTTCAAGATCTGCGACCGCGTCCTCATGCGCTCGGTCAAGGGCATGACCGAACTGATCACCAAGCCCGGCCTCGTCAACGTCGACTTCGCCGACGTCCGCACGATCATGGAGAACGGCGGCGTCGCCATGATCGGCCTCGGCGAGTCCGACTCCGAGAACAAGGCCCAGGACTCCATCCGCTCCGCGCTGCGCTCGCCGCTGCTGGACGTCGAGTTCGACGGCGCAAACTCCGCGCTGGTCAACGTCGTCGGCGGTCCCGACATGGCCATCGAGGAGGCCGAGGGCGTCGTCGAGGAGATCTACGACCGGATCGACCCCGACGCCCGCATCATCTGGGGCGCCTCCGTCAACCAGGACTTCGAGGGCAAGATGGAGACGATGATCGTCGTCACCGGCGTCGACAGCCCGCAGATCTACGGCCAGAGCGAGGCCGAGCAGGAGCAGGCCGCCCAGCAGCTCGGCGACGACATCGACTACGTGGAGTAA
- a CDS encoding protein translocase SEC61 complex subunit gamma, with protein sequence MDVPYDLTSYVRVLKLASTPSWEEFSRVALIAGAGIVLVGLIGFVIFVLMNFVPGSTPA encoded by the coding sequence ATGGACGTACCCTACGACCTGACCTCGTACGTGCGCGTGCTCAAGCTGGCGAGCACGCCGTCCTGGGAGGAGTTCTCCCGGGTCGCCCTCATCGCCGGCGCCGGTATCGTGCTCGTCGGCCTGATCGGTTTCGTCATCTTCGTGCTGATGAACTTCGTCCCCGGCAGCACTCCCGCGTAA
- a CDS encoding transcription elongation factor Spt5 produces MGIYAVKTTASQERTVAEMIINREEPSIHAALAPDSLTSYVMVEADDESVFERILDEIPHANGVVPGESSISEVEHFLSPKPDVEGIAEGDIVELIAGPFKGEKAQVQRIDEGKDQVTVELYEATVPIPVTVRGDQIRVLDSEER; encoded by the coding sequence ATGGGCATCTACGCAGTCAAGACCACGGCCAGCCAGGAACGCACCGTCGCGGAGATGATCATCAACCGCGAGGAGCCGTCGATCCACGCCGCCCTCGCGCCGGACTCACTGACCAGCTACGTCATGGTCGAGGCGGACGACGAGAGCGTCTTCGAGCGCATCCTCGACGAGATCCCCCACGCCAACGGCGTGGTCCCCGGCGAGTCCTCCATCTCGGAGGTCGAGCACTTCCTCTCGCCCAAGCCCGACGTCGAGGGCATCGCCGAGGGCGACATCGTCGAGCTCATCGCCGGCCCGTTCAAGGGCGAGAAGGCGCAGGTCCAGCGCATCGACGAGGGCAAGGACCAGGTGACGGTGGAGCTGTACGAGGCGACTGTCCCGATTCCGGTGACCGTCCGCGGTGACCAGATCCGGGTTCTGGACAGCGAAGAGCGGTAG
- a CDS encoding DUF7565 family protein, with translation MPRWECAIDGDGEVFDRVEDLIVHQSTDHDRIECKVCGAVLPDGYFAIRHAFDEHSRAEYVRAYDADASEVRRRENAKETIEEVADIREVIDRLEGGDGSI, from the coding sequence ATGCCACGCTGGGAGTGCGCGATAGACGGCGACGGGGAGGTATTCGACAGAGTCGAGGACCTCATCGTCCACCAGTCGACCGACCACGACCGCATCGAGTGCAAGGTCTGCGGTGCGGTCCTCCCCGACGGCTACTTCGCCATCCGGCACGCCTTCGACGAGCACAGCCGCGCGGAGTACGTCCGGGCCTACGACGCCGACGCCTCGGAGGTCCGTCGCCGGGAGAACGCCAAGGAGACCATCGAGGAGGTCGCCGACATCCGGGAGGTCATCGACCGGCTCGAGGGCGGCGACGGATCCATCTGA
- a CDS encoding PHP domain-containing protein, which translates to MSDEQSGTDEGFRVDVHAKVLDESVVERAKARGLDALVYAPHFTRLPEIRREAERHSDDELRVFPARELFTGSWQHRRHVLAVGLDDPVPDFLTLDATMDELERQGAAVLVPHPEFLTVSLDTGEIKRHRDRIDAVEVYNPKHLLHHNERAKSLSAAFDLPPFASSYAHLRGTVGEAWTTFEESFETVGDLAAALRADAPRRVFHRGGVEHRLRCALEFGHLGYENSWEKIDRLFLQGTEATHPDHVAYQGRFDDVKVY; encoded by the coding sequence GTGAGCGACGAGCAGTCCGGGACCGACGAGGGTTTTCGCGTCGACGTGCACGCGAAAGTGCTGGACGAGTCCGTCGTCGAGCGGGCCAAGGCCCGGGGCCTCGACGCGCTGGTGTACGCGCCCCACTTCACGCGCCTGCCGGAGATCCGGCGTGAGGCCGAACGGCACTCCGACGACGAACTGCGCGTGTTCCCGGCCCGGGAACTGTTCACGGGGTCGTGGCAGCACCGCCGGCACGTCCTCGCGGTGGGGCTGGACGACCCCGTCCCCGACTTCCTCACCCTGGACGCGACCATGGACGAACTGGAGCGGCAGGGCGCCGCCGTCCTCGTCCCGCATCCGGAGTTCCTGACGGTCAGTCTCGACACAGGTGAGATCAAGCGACACCGGGACCGGATCGACGCCGTCGAGGTGTACAACCCGAAGCACTTGCTTCACCACAACGAGCGGGCGAAGTCGCTGTCCGCGGCGTTCGACTTACCGCCGTTCGCGTCGTCGTACGCGCACCTGCGCGGGACCGTCGGGGAGGCCTGGACGACGTTCGAGGAGTCGTTCGAGACGGTCGGCGACCTGGCGGCGGCGCTGCGGGCCGACGCGCCCCGGCGCGTCTTTCACCGCGGGGGCGTCGAGCACCGCCTTCGCTGCGCGCTGGAGTTCGGACACCTCGGCTACGAGAACTCCTGGGAAAAGATCGACCGCCTGTTCCTCCAGGGGACCGAGGCGACACACCCCGACCACGTCGCCTACCAGGGCCGGTTCGACGACGTGAAGGTGTACTAG
- a CDS encoding metal-dependent hydrolase, with the protein MNKRGHVLNAVLLSVGVGYVLEPSGDVVTFVTIAEVLVPIVLGALFPDVDTAFGRHRKTLHNLPVLLIVAAYPYYFGNLEWVWLGVLTHYVLDIVGSRRGIALFYPLWDQEYGFPTGVTTSSDRAETVTVLITGLELAGLAVLIHVLPAYVPPEAAQTFQTLQSLLA; encoded by the coding sequence ATGAACAAACGCGGGCACGTCCTCAACGCCGTTCTCCTGAGCGTCGGGGTGGGGTACGTCCTGGAACCGTCCGGCGACGTCGTGACCTTCGTCACGATCGCCGAGGTCCTCGTGCCGATCGTCCTCGGGGCGCTGTTCCCCGACGTGGACACCGCCTTCGGCCGCCACCGGAAGACGCTGCACAACCTGCCGGTACTGCTGATCGTGGCCGCCTATCCCTACTACTTCGGCAACCTCGAGTGGGTGTGGCTGGGCGTGCTCACCCACTACGTCCTCGACATCGTCGGCTCTCGGCGTGGCATCGCGCTGTTCTACCCGCTCTGGGACCAGGAGTACGGCTTCCCGACCGGCGTCACCACCTCCAGCGACCGCGCTGAGACCGTCACCGTCCTGATCACGGGACTCGAACTGGCCGGCCTGGCCGTGCTGATCCACGTCCTCCCGGCCTACGTCCCGCCCGAGGCCGCGCAGACGTTCCAGACCCTCCAGAGCCTCCTCGCCTAG
- a CDS encoding CinA family protein — protein MTDDEGAPVEERVGVALREADDTLAVAESCTGGLIGSLVTDVPGSSDYFDRSVVTYSYDAKRDLLAVAREALDDHGAVSEPVARQMARGVRDTADATWGVATTGIAGPTGGTEETPVGTAYVAVAHAAPWGSGDSRTAVQRYEFDGDRTTVKERIARQALSDLLDAVENW, from the coding sequence ATGACCGACGACGAGGGCGCGCCCGTCGAGGAGCGCGTCGGGGTGGCGCTACGCGAGGCCGACGACACGCTCGCGGTGGCCGAGTCTTGTACCGGCGGGCTGATCGGGTCGCTGGTGACCGACGTCCCGGGATCGAGCGACTACTTCGACCGCTCGGTCGTGACTTACTCCTACGACGCCAAGCGCGACCTGCTGGCCGTCGCCCGGGAGGCGCTGGACGACCACGGCGCCGTCAGCGAACCCGTGGCCCGCCAGATGGCTCGCGGCGTGCGGGACACGGCCGACGCGACGTGGGGCGTGGCGACGACGGGCATCGCCGGTCCGACCGGCGGGACCGAGGAGACGCCCGTGGGGACCGCGTACGTCGCGGTCGCGCACGCCGCGCCCTGGGGCAGCGGGGACTCGCGGACGGCGGTCCAGCGTTACGAGTTCGACGGCGACCGGACGACGGTCAAGGAGCGAATCGCACGGCAGGCCCTGTCCGACCTGCTGGACGCGGTCGAGAACTGGTAG
- a CDS encoding pyridoxal phosphate-dependent aminotransferase: MDYETPQFFRVMQYARNADRDVVDMVSGNPDWGPPEGLRDGLRDYAELGADAYQYPPSVGLAELRTEIAARRDVDRDRVVVTNGAGEANHLAMVGGLEQFPGEEILLTDPVYPYYAGRANFVGADTSFVPVDDDGRLNPERVRERASDETAVIVVNSPNNPTGTVYGADAMREFVAVAEECDALLVSDEVYDHFDYTGRFASALEFDSPNVVATNSFSKTMAITGLRVGYAVFPAEDGPNGDLLDQARTRHMLTNVTGSRPAQYAVFRALRTTPPEYYAAARNRLVDRVDAFCEALDAVGAEYNRPEGSFYVMARFDGFPGTFENVYELIDEAGVAGMPGTAFGESRSEWVRFALVTPRVETAADRLAEYFD, from the coding sequence ATGGACTACGAGACGCCGCAGTTCTTCCGGGTCATGCAGTACGCCCGGAACGCGGACCGGGACGTCGTCGACATGGTCTCGGGGAACCCGGACTGGGGTCCGCCGGAGGGGTTGCGCGACGGCCTCCGGGACTACGCCGAACTCGGCGCCGACGCGTACCAGTACCCCCCCAGCGTCGGCCTCGCGGAGCTCAGGACGGAGATCGCGGCGCGCCGGGACGTCGACCGGGACCGGGTCGTCGTCACCAACGGGGCCGGCGAGGCCAACCACCTGGCGATGGTCGGCGGCCTCGAACAGTTCCCCGGCGAGGAGATCCTGCTCACCGACCCGGTCTACCCGTACTACGCCGGGCGCGCGAACTTCGTCGGTGCGGACACCTCGTTCGTCCCGGTCGACGACGACGGCCGCCTCAACCCGGAGCGGGTCCGCGAGCGCGCCAGCGACGAGACGGCCGTCATCGTCGTCAACTCGCCGAACAACCCCACGGGCACCGTCTACGGCGCCGACGCGATGCGCGAGTTCGTCGCCGTCGCCGAGGAGTGCGACGCGCTGCTCGTCTCCGACGAGGTGTACGACCACTTCGACTACACCGGCCGGTTCGCGTCCGCACTCGAGTTCGACTCCCCGAACGTCGTCGCCACCAACTCGTTCTCGAAGACGATGGCGATCACCGGCCTGCGCGTCGGCTACGCCGTCTTCCCCGCCGAGGACGGGCCGAACGGCGACCTGCTCGACCAGGCTAGAACGCGGCACATGCTGACGAACGTCACGGGGTCCCGCCCAGCGCAGTACGCCGTCTTCAGAGCGCTCCGGACGACCCCGCCGGAGTACTACGCCGCCGCGCGCAACCGACTCGTCGACCGCGTCGACGCGTTCTGCGAGGCGCTGGACGCCGTGGGCGCCGAGTACAATCGCCCCGAGGGGAGCTTCTACGTGATGGCTCGCTTCGACGGGTTCCCGGGCACGTTCGAGAACGTGTACGAACTGATCGACGAAGCCGGCGTCGCGGGGATGCCCGGGACGGCGTTCGGCGAGTCCCGAAGCGAGTGGGTCCGCTTCGCTCTCGTCACGCCCCGCGTCGAGACGGCGGCGGACAGGCTGGCCGAGTACTTCGACTGA
- a CDS encoding DUF4397 domain-containing protein → MLATVGVSTLGLTAGNGAASEHEADDEDGDGADDEANGEAEAMVRVAHLSPDAPAVNVYVDAQPDGNEPAVAGLEFTDVTGYLPLPVGEREVIVTAAGDDEPISPTPLTLELGEAAYTVAAIGKLEPDCGVPAFTIDVLVDDLSPLEDGTGRVRVYHAVPDAPAVDVGVGPVDDPELFLAKSLVFSNSGPDASVDAGTYPVTVYPANCLDPVAGPLDVEVRDGQVLTVFATGTFQTESGDPSIEPVLAYEEAMAENGDDSDDSGDGSDEDSGDH, encoded by the coding sequence ATGCTCGCAACGGTCGGTGTTAGCACCCTCGGACTGACCGCGGGTAACGGTGCGGCCTCGGAGCACGAGGCCGACGACGAAGACGGCGACGGAGCGGACGACGAGGCGAACGGCGAGGCGGAGGCGATGGTCCGGGTCGCGCACCTCTCGCCGGACGCGCCGGCGGTCAACGTCTACGTGGACGCGCAGCCGGACGGAAACGAGCCCGCGGTCGCGGGCCTGGAGTTCACCGACGTGACCGGGTACCTCCCGCTCCCGGTCGGCGAACGCGAGGTGATCGTCACCGCTGCGGGCGACGACGAGCCGATATCGCCGACCCCGCTGACGCTCGAACTGGGCGAGGCGGCCTACACCGTCGCGGCGATCGGGAAGCTCGAACCGGACTGCGGCGTCCCCGCCTTCACGATCGACGTGCTCGTCGACGACCTCTCCCCGCTCGAGGACGGTACCGGTCGGGTCCGCGTCTACCACGCCGTTCCGGACGCGCCGGCCGTCGACGTCGGGGTCGGCCCGGTGGACGACCCGGAGCTGTTCCTCGCGAAGAGCCTCGTCTTCTCGAACTCGGGGCCGGACGCGAGCGTCGACGCCGGGACCTACCCGGTCACCGTCTACCCCGCCAACTGCCTCGACCCGGTGGCCGGACCGCTGGACGTCGAGGTCCGGGACGGGCAGGTCCTGACGGTCTTCGCGACGGGAACCTTCCAGACGGAGAGCGGCGATCCGTCGATAGAACCGGTACTCGCCTACGAGGAAGCCATGGCGGAGAACGGCGACGACAGCGACGACTCCGGTGACGGTTCCGACGAGGACTCCGGCGACCACTGA